A single window of Leptospira kanakyensis DNA harbors:
- a CDS encoding lytic transglycosylase domain-containing protein: protein MRLTDIPSVTSVLNRMESLSKLSENPKSLVSFPDVLEKEWNRSRTQEVLPTNITNAKPGEISLPFPETTGSQSPTSKQTNAMPKSNDILETIESIAKSQGMDPNLVKAMVKAESGFKPKAVSPKGAMGLMQLMPETAESLGVNDPFNPEENIGGGVKFLKGLMKEFKDPEKAIAAYNAGPGAVKRYKGIPPYEETQKYVNKVKRYYKDFSS from the coding sequence GTGAGACTAACGGACATCCCTTCTGTAACTTCTGTTTTGAACCGGATGGAATCCCTTTCCAAACTTTCAGAAAACCCCAAATCTCTCGTTTCCTTTCCTGATGTTTTAGAGAAGGAATGGAACCGGTCGAGAACACAAGAAGTCCTTCCTACAAATATTACAAATGCCAAACCAGGGGAAATCTCCCTCCCCTTCCCAGAAACAACGGGATCTCAATCTCCTACTTCCAAACAAACAAATGCAATGCCCAAATCCAACGATATTTTGGAAACCATTGAGTCCATTGCAAAATCCCAAGGGATGGATCCTAACCTAGTGAAGGCGATGGTCAAAGCAGAATCGGGATTCAAACCAAAAGCAGTTTCCCCGAAAGGTGCTATGGGTCTCATGCAACTGATGCCGGAAACTGCAGAATCTTTAGGAGTGAATGATCCCTTCAATCCGGAAGAGAATATCGGTGGTGGGGTAAAATTTCTAAAGGGGCTTATGAAAGAATTCAAAGATCCGGAAAAGGCAATTGCTGCTTACAATGCAGGACCCGGTGCAGTAAAACGTTACAAAGGCATCCCTCCTTACGAAGAAACACAAAAGTACGTAAACAAAGTGAAACGATACTATAAAGACTTTAGTTCATAA
- a CDS encoding protein meaA, producing the protein MSAEKKEYLLVDENGQGKPDKPWIFRTYAGHTNAKASNELYRKNLSKGQTGLSIAFDLPTQCGYSSDHEVSRPEIGKVGVPINSLEDFRILFDQIPIEEMNTSMTINGTSMWLLSLYVALAEERGVPLEKLNGTTQNDLIKEYLARGTYIYPPKDSMKIIVDMYEYSLHNIPKWNPSNICSYHLQEAGATPVQELSFALATAIAVLDAIKERNCFSDDEFEQCVGRISFFVNAGIRFVEEMCKMRAFTEMWQEITTERYKVKTAKYRVFRYGVQVNSLGLTEEQPENNAWRILIESLGVTLSRNARCRALQLPAWNEALSLPRPWDQQWSLRLQQVLAYETDLLEYPDIFEGSKVIESKVKALKEEAKLEIQKIVDMGGALVAIENGYMKSQLVKSQTERLSKINSNELVIVGKNKWTDGIKSPLMTDSDGGIFKVDPKSAEQTLNVLGEAKSRRNADLAKKSLEDLKQAAKDGKNLMPFSIACAKALVTTGEWADALREVYGEYNPPTGVDGQKLFLSDDKVSTVRGKVEAFTKANGHRPKIVVGKPGLDGHSNGAEMIAVSAKHSGFDVIYSGIRLSPEEIVQSAVEENANVIGLSILSGSHKEIVKQLFDELTHYKAKIPVVIGGIIPESDFDELKKMGIREIFTPKDYDLMSIMEKIIDIVSVEPALV; encoded by the coding sequence ATGTCCGCCGAAAAAAAAGAATACCTTCTCGTGGACGAGAATGGACAGGGAAAACCTGACAAACCATGGATTTTTAGGACCTATGCTGGGCATACGAATGCAAAAGCCTCCAATGAGTTGTACAGAAAGAACCTTTCTAAAGGCCAAACAGGGCTTTCCATTGCCTTTGATCTCCCAACCCAGTGTGGTTATAGTTCCGACCACGAAGTATCACGTCCAGAAATCGGAAAGGTGGGAGTTCCTATCAATTCACTGGAAGACTTTCGCATTTTATTCGACCAAATCCCGATTGAAGAGATGAACACTTCCATGACCATCAATGGAACTTCCATGTGGTTACTTTCGCTATATGTTGCCCTTGCAGAAGAACGTGGTGTTCCTCTAGAAAAACTAAACGGAACCACTCAAAACGATCTCATCAAAGAATATTTAGCAAGAGGGACTTACATTTATCCTCCGAAAGACTCCATGAAAATCATCGTGGATATGTATGAGTATTCTTTACACAATATCCCAAAATGGAACCCATCTAACATTTGTTCTTACCATTTACAAGAAGCTGGGGCAACTCCTGTTCAAGAACTTTCCTTTGCACTTGCCACAGCCATTGCTGTGTTAGATGCCATCAAAGAAAGAAATTGTTTTTCTGATGACGAATTTGAGCAGTGTGTGGGTCGAATTTCCTTCTTTGTAAACGCTGGAATTCGTTTTGTAGAAGAGATGTGCAAAATGCGCGCCTTCACCGAGATGTGGCAAGAGATCACGACAGAACGTTACAAAGTAAAAACTGCTAAGTACCGAGTGTTCCGATATGGAGTGCAGGTAAACTCTCTTGGACTTACGGAAGAACAACCAGAAAACAATGCATGGAGAATTCTCATCGAGTCTCTTGGTGTGACACTTTCTAGAAATGCAAGATGCCGTGCCCTCCAACTTCCTGCTTGGAACGAAGCATTGTCCTTACCAAGACCTTGGGACCAACAATGGTCACTTCGTTTGCAACAAGTTCTTGCTTATGAAACAGACCTTTTGGAATACCCAGACATCTTCGAAGGATCCAAAGTCATTGAATCCAAAGTTAAGGCTCTCAAAGAAGAAGCAAAACTTGAAATTCAAAAAATCGTAGATATGGGTGGAGCCCTCGTTGCCATTGAAAATGGTTATATGAAATCTCAACTTGTGAAATCACAGACAGAGAGACTTTCTAAAATCAATTCCAATGAACTTGTGATCGTTGGTAAAAACAAATGGACTGACGGAATCAAATCTCCACTGATGACTGACTCTGATGGTGGAATTTTCAAAGTAGATCCGAAATCCGCAGAACAAACATTAAATGTTCTTGGAGAAGCAAAATCTCGCCGTAATGCCGATCTTGCTAAAAAGTCATTAGAAGACTTAAAACAAGCTGCCAAAGACGGAAAAAACCTAATGCCATTCTCCATTGCTTGTGCCAAAGCACTCGTCACCACAGGGGAATGGGCAGACGCACTTCGCGAAGTGTATGGGGAATACAACCCACCAACCGGTGTCGATGGACAAAAACTCTTTTTGTCGGACGATAAAGTTTCTACAGTTCGTGGAAAAGTAGAAGCCTTTACCAAGGCAAATGGACATAGACCAAAAATCGTTGTGGGAAAACCAGGACTTGATGGTCACTCCAATGGTGCGGAAATGATTGCTGTTTCTGCAAAACACAGTGGTTTTGATGTGATTTATTCAGGGATTCGACTCTCTCCTGAAGAAATCGTACAATCTGCAGTGGAAGAAAATGCCAATGTGATTGGACTCTCTATTCTTTCTGGTTCTCACAAAGAAATCGTAAAACAGTTGTTTGATGAACTAACACACTACAAGGCAAAAATCCCTGTTGTGATAGGCGGAATCATTCCTGAATCCGATTTTGATGAACTGAAAAAAATGGGAATTCGAGAAATCTTCACTCCAAAAGACTATGATCTTATGTCGATTATGGAAAAAATCATCGACATTGTATCTGTCGAACCTGCCCTCGTTTAA